In the genome of Populus trichocarpa isolate Nisqually-1 chromosome 10, P.trichocarpa_v4.1, whole genome shotgun sequence, the window atataaaaaaagctattaagaataacaaaaaaaaaactataaaaataagacATTTAACCGATTGTGtttattaaacttatttatttaaataaataaaagataaattcactCTAAAATACTCAtgaattaaacaataaatacaaataaaattaatataataaactcataccataaaaaatattacgtaAGGCCaaacacatcatcaaaatataagGAATAAACCCATGACGATatgatgaaaaattataaaaaaaaacaccgagCAAACTCAGCAGTCAACCCaggtcaacaaatcaaacacatgacTTAGGACATAAAATTGAGATGACCCCATTAatagaaaagcaaaaacaaatatttgaaaaaaaaatgcttttaaaaaagatcaaaatcgATTcagacttattttttaaatttatgattcaaGTCATGATATCGGAGTGACCCCGTTAAAAGCAAGTCCAAAAAAGCCAAGAAACAAGATTCTTAATCATACAAGTAttgaaaataagaaattgagaaaaaaaaaatcaataaaaaaaatgatgcaaaacaaaacaaatagcaattagaAGAATCAGGACTaaattcgataaaaaaaaaaacaaatgaaattaaatgtttgtgGGGAAATTAAATGtccagggatgaaattgaaaaaaaatcaattaaaataattataaccgaatttgacatgaaaaattaaatgaaaaataaatgcttatggatggaattgaaaaaaaaaacaaataaattaagaaaatgacttaaaacgaaaaaaaaataacaattacaagaataaagaccaaatttgattaaaaaaataacatagttagACCACTATGGATGACATCGagaataaaatccaattataaataatcaatgtaaataaaacaattacaatgaagagaagaaggattgaatcaaaagaaaaaataaattgaagggttaatataattatttgcatGACCGTCACGGAATCCAAGGaacaaagagaaggaaaggaaaagaaaattggcACTAAACCATACCTAACTACAATATACGCGccactcaaaacaaaaaagacgaCAAGACAATTCAAATGATGTTGTGGCATCACAATTACCATCATTGTAGTCAACCATATGCGCTGTCTAAATACGATGGAGAGGCTAACACGCTAACATGTACAAGGCACGTatcaacaactttttatttgtacaaaaacaaaaatgctccTGGTGCTAAACAATAATAACGAAAAATACCATTATGGAATTACAACTAAGCCACTGAAGTCagggttaaaaaaattaaacaaaagagtAATGTAGTAATTCATCTATTTATTAAATGTACCAAAAGTTCtcattgttaaatttttaaaagtagtATGGTAAttgtactattaaaaaaaataaaaaaatattattactccaaacaaataaaaaatgataaattgataGTGTATAAAGATTttgactaataaaataaaaccttatAAATTAAAGGgtgaatagtaaaataataattttaataacctGAAATTCATTTTACTGTGGATTAAGGGACCCTAAAACAACCATGTTATTTAGTTATTTAGTTAATAGTTAATTAGATGTGCACCTGAACAGATTCAGCTGATGAGATATTCCTCCACAGAGTTTATTTGGCTTGCTCATGGCAGTGGTTAAATAACCTCCGCAAAGTCTGGAAGATTTAAATCCTATAAATCTTGCAACTAAAAATAATCTTccagttattaaacttagttcgTTCGgtaagtaataaaataaatttatgatttaaactagattttaattttaattaaaaaatatatcatgctCCTAATTTAATTGATCCTATCAAAcataatcaatcaattttttttaaaaaatattattttaataaaaaaaaaggattaatccGAGTATTTTTAACAGTCATAGTTAATCTAACAACTCAATCATCTTCTATCCCGAATCCAGAGTAGGGACCGAGCCTGGAAAGTTAATATTTTAGCTTATCGAAAAAACAGTATTTTGTTAGGTTTAATGCTACAAAAGCCTAGATGTCTATAGAGCTGGACTCCAGAATGGGCCTGACACGCCCACAGGTTTTGAACTTAGTCCACAAATTGAAACAACACGGGATTATCGACTGCTATTAAAGTTCCTGGGCTTCAACGAGTGACCCAGAAAAACACAGATGGTGCCGGGAAGAGAGCGACggtgaagagaaaaataacaaagcaaatacACGTTTGAATGAGCTCGAATGCAAACGAAACATAGCAAAGAAGAGAGGTGGCTTCGTTGCTGTCAATTTTGCTTTCTTCCATTTTGAtcgtttaattatatattagatataactaatagcaagaaaaataaggaaatgAGAGTGCAAGCCCTCACTTCTATCACACATATTCAAGTCCTTGAACGAAAAGGCACATAGAAACAAGATCATCCTCAACCTCAacataaatttcttcttcacgTTGACAGAAATTGAAATGTAAGAATGGATTGTAAGAATGGTGAAGAAACCGACCTGTTTATTGCAGACAGTAAATTCACAGCTGCAGGTTCAGAGGTTCAGACTTCTATTACACATAATATTTAAGTCCCCGAGCAAACAAAGACATAGAAGCATACAAAATAAGGCTAGTGCTTATAGAAGGCCAGTGTGCACTTGCAGTTTTATTCTACTCCAGGAAACAGGCACTTCTGCTCCCTCTGGCCTGTTGAACAACTCTCATTTTCCACTTTGATCACCTCGGTCATCTACAGCACAAAACAGAGTGTGAAGTAGCAATCAATTTAATGGATCATTGGTAAGTCTGGTTGTGAATAATCTTAGAATGAATATCAATACAATGATAAGGCTTTACCATCTGCTGAGACGAGGATATCACGCTATCCATGCCTCCTAGTTCCCAGGAGAATGCCCCTAATTCGGTGCAGTTCAGCCACGACATTGCTAATGTTTGTCCTCTCTCTTGGCAAATCTACCGAACAAGAAACTCCTACCTCCATAATTGAAACCAAGCACTCCAGAACTTTGTCATTTCCAATACGCTTCATCCCATCAGAGGCATTAGCACTTGTTTGCTCGATTTCTCTCAGAAGTATGGGATCAACAACCTCCACCACACGGTCAGGCAACGCCATTTTAACATACTTGTGCAGGTTCAGCCCCTCTTTGAACGAGCCATCAGTTGGCGTCTTTCCGGTAAGTATCTCCAACAACAGGATGCCGTAGCTGTACACATCCCCATAAGTTGACACCTCGTTTCCGATACCGTACTCTAAAATTTATATGCATGGTTGTTAACAACCCTGGAAACTAGTAATAAAATGACACTAATTTTATTGCTTCTTTAAGTATTTCAGGACGCTGAAATGTTCAGGGATGTTTATGACTTTGGCAGAAATAATTGTTATCATGTGGAAAATAGTTATATCAATTCGTCAATGCAAGCCAATGGAATATTATTCTAATcacttaaaactaaaataaatcatgtaaaatCTGTCTGGCATTACCTGGGGCAGCATAGCCAACAGTGCCTTTTAAACCAATAGAGCTGTTCTGATTTGATGATAATTGAACTGAAGCTTCTGGACGGAATCTTGCTAATCCAAAGTCTCCAACATGAGCAGTCATATCACCATCAAGAAGAACATTGCTAGGCTTCAAATCACAGTGAACAACAGCCATTTGACAGTGGTAGTGCAAATAATCAAGGGCACTAGCTACATCAATTGCAACGTTTAACCTCTGAATCAGATTCAGGTTTCCTTGCTCGCGTTCCTCGTCTGATGTATGAACTGGATGCAGCCACTCTTCCAGGCTCCCATTGACCATGAATTCATAAACCAGAGCTTTAAAATCATTGCCTCGAAAATCAAGGCTAGAACATGCAGTTAAAATTTTGACAAGGTTTCGGTGCCTGATGTTTATCAAGGCTGCACACTCTGCCATATAGCTTTTGGAAGCTCCTTTACGTAGCAGGTTGAATACTTTCACTGCGACAATCATTCCATCAGGTGCGAGAATTGCTTTGTACACAGACCCGAAACTACCTCCACCAATAAAATTGGATGAGGAAAAGCCACCAGTTGCTTGATAGAGTTCTTCATAAGTCACTCTCCGAAATGAGACCTCCCATGAAGCTCCAGAAGCAggctcattttttgtttttctccagGAATGGATAAGTAGAGAAGAGATCAGCAAGAGTGCAATGATAAAACCACATGGAATTGAAATTACCAGCTTCAACTTGGGagaaaattttggttttctcaACTCATTGGACGTGCATCTGGACAAATTCAACTGAGATATTCCTCCACAAAGCTTATCGTTTCCCAAAACTGAGACTGCGCTTACATTCCCGAAAACTCTTTGTGTAGGCATCTCACCTTCGAGGTGATTAAATGAAAGATCCAAACGCTGCAACAACTGGAAGTCTGCCAAAAACCTTGGAATTTGGCCAGTCAAGTTGTTGTAAGAGAGATTGAGATATTGAAGTGCTCTCAAAGAACTCAAAAGCTCCGGAATAGACCCTTGCAAAAAGTTCCCCTCCAGATGCAGATATTCTAGCATAATGCAGCTTCCAAGACTTCCAGGAATTTCACCTGATAACCTGTTATGTGAAACATCTAGATATCCTAGGTTCACTAACCTGCCCACTTCAGAGGGAAGGGGACCTATCAACTGATTATGAGATAGGTCTAAACTCACGGATAAAGAAGCCATACCAATTACTTGTTTGGTTAATGGACCGCTCAAATTGTTTTGAGCAAGCTTTAAAGACATCAAATTTTGGCAGTTTGCAAGACTTGATGGGATGCCTCCTTGCAAATTATTCGCAGATAAATAAAGTTCGACCAATGAAGTAACATTGCCCAAAGATGAAGGGATATTTCcagagattttgttttcaacGAGGGTTAGACCGtgcaaattttttaatttaccaatGGAAGTTGGTATAACGCCAGTCAATTGATTTGTTTCCAACATCAAAGTATCCAGGCTGATGAGGTTTCCAATATCAACTGGAATGCTTCCCCGCACTTGATTTCTTCCCATGGACAATGTTGTGAACTGTGATGAGAAGTTGCTGATTATTTCTGGAAACATTCCTCCTAAATTGTTATCACTCATACCCAATTCTTCCAAATTGGTGTAGTTTGCAAGGCTCTGGAGAAAACTGAGATCACCTTCCTCCCCATTTCCAAGTTCATTGGAATCAATACCAAGATACTGTAGATTAGGCAGGTTTGCAAATGGGGGCACTTTCCCAGTAAAGCTGTTGTTTCCGAAATCAATAACAGAAAGAGTTGAGGCATTGGAGATCGTCACAGGTATCGGTCCGTTGAATCGGTTGGCATAGAATACAAGCACTTCAAGGCTTGGAAGCTTTTGGCCTAAGTCAGAAGGAAGACTCCCATGAAATTGGTTAATCGCCACAGAGAAAAGTGTAAGAGAAGAGAGATTGTATATGGACGGGGGAATTGTACCACTCAGATTATTTAAGGGAACAGACAATTTTCTTAACCTTTTCAATTTCCCGATACCATAGGGAATGCTTCCTTGCAAATGATTATCCCCCACACCAATAATCTCAACAGACGAGAGATTTTCAAAAGAAAGCGGTATCTCGCCAACTAGATGATTAGTTACTAAAAGACATGCTTGCAGATTTAATAACGACCCCAGTTCTGCAGGAATTTTGCCAATCAAGTTGTTTCCCTTTAAATCAATCAACTGAAGATTAGAGCAATTCGAGATATTGGCAGGGATTTCACCGCTGAATGTGTTGTTTTCGAGGTTCAACTGCTGTAGACGAAGCAGACGACCCAACTCCTGTGGAATATTTTGGCTGAAGCTGTTGTTGCTCAGGTCTAGTATCCTGAGAAAACTCAGGTTGCCAATGTGAGGAGAGAGGGAACCCGCCAGCTTGCAAGAGTGGAGGTCAAGTTCTACAACTCTCTGATGCCGGCGTCCACATTTAGCGCCTGACCACTCACAGATATGCAAGGATTCATTCCACGAGCTGAGTGCACCGAGGGGGTCATCAGTAATTTGAGCCTTAAAAGCTAACAGGGAGAGTCTATCTGTTCCCCCTCCAGATAatgagaaggaagaagagatcAGATGCATTATTTGCAGGAAAAGAAGCCAAAACATGCACGAACTCATGCTTGGTAACtccaattttaatttgatctagAGATTTTAGTGATGAAGATGTGGTTTGCAGAGCTCCTCTGTTGATACAAATATGCAGGAAAAGGATAGATGGAGGCTTAGGATTTGTTCAGACAGAAAACATTGTTCAATTACGAATATTCAAAGTCATGAGCAAGTAAACTTACGAGTCAACAGAAGTAGTGCAAGTTAATTGTCTTGTGACTTGTGACAGGTGTTGTATAGTAAGACATGGATTGtattgtaaatataaattagaaaactGAGTAAGACAATTATATTAgtcaaataataatcataatagaGGAGAAATTTTGCACGGACCTCACTATTTATGATCATGAACCAACTTTAAAGCAACTTCCGTAGTTGCgcgctataattttttttttttattagtgtgtggtgttcgggtcagcttgcgcgcatcacGACTagtccccacggcccactgaacatcctgcaagcccagtgagcaggtaaggcaccgcggggatgacaggcgtgcacatagaaaTCGAACTCGGGCGCGGAGGAAGGGGACAAGCCCCCCACACCGCTAGAGCGCAACCCCAAGTGCGCTATAATTCTATTTTGGTTCGATGgtatggtgatttttttaaaaaaatataattcttttaaaatatatattatatcttttaaaagtaaaaaatataccttttaaaactaaaattacatattttttattaaaaaaactcaccaTACCTCCCACCCAAACACACCCTACGACACAAATGCACACTCCACGAGGTCTATACTTGCAGCAACTgttatcactatttttttttttgtttgtttcggGTTGATtgctaaataaattttaagtttataatttatgggtatattatttgatttagatatttgatattattttgtaattgattgaaactttgaaataaaCTTGGCCTTTAATAtatcaaatgaaaattaaaaatctaattcataaaaaaaaatgatattaaactAGAGCATGTAATGATGCAGGCCTTTAATATATCACAACTCAGATCGCATGCATGTTAATTTGGtggaaaaattaaactagagCATGTAATGATGCAGGCGTGTTCATTCAAAGTCGCAAGTGAACATGTAACAAAATGTCAACAAAATATACAGAACTCACCTTTGAAAAGTTTGAGCCCACAATGTGGTGGGGCGTATTCAATTTGTTTGGTCCTAAAATGTACAGTGCGACTAGCACCCAGTGAAAATGAGAGGGTCTGAGGGTGGCCTTGACGTTTTTTCTAAGGtgcaaatatatatttctgGCTCGTTTGGTTTGGTATCGTGCTAGCTTCTGGTTTTTTTCAACTATTAAAGATGGCTGATGTAtaatctccttttcttcttttttttcccttgaaatcAAACATGGAAAAACAACAACTTGAGGTTTCTAAGGATCAGATTTTATGTGTGAAAGTAAGAAAATCCTATATGCGACAGACCAATAAAGAAGACGGTTCTAGAGAAATAGAAGCATGGAAAAAAGCAAGTTAAaacatcagatcaactttctaaataaaaacagagGGAGACGAACCAAGAAATAATGGAGAAACTCCATCACTCTACCTGTTTATTTTGATTACGCAGTGCATAATTCATAACCTGTTTATGCTCATGGCTATCGTTTGTAAGCagcaaaataacaaatatagcTAGCTAGACTTGACCAAATTTAGCAGACCAagtttaatctttattttcttcttctttcttccctTTGGTTCGGCTTGCATATGGATTCGACCCTCACaataccaaaaagaaaaaaacacaggtCAAGGTCCTCCACTACTACAGTACTGATTAGTGTGGAAAATGACGGttcaaaactcaaataaatatctctaaaaacttgttagtttttgtgttttaaaaatatttttaaaaaattaaattttttaaatttttagattattttgatgtgttaatattaaaaatatttttttaaaattaaaaaaatattattttaaaataaaaatactttaaaaaaaaatattacaaaacttTTAAGAGATAATGGCATCGATTGAACGGGGCCTTGATTCAAATTTCCGACTTCC includes:
- the LOC7463459 gene encoding probable LRR receptor-like serine/threonine-protein kinase At3g47570 isoform X2, coding for MSSCMFWLLFLQIMHLISSSFSLSGGGTDRLSLLAFKAQITDDPLGALSSWNESLHICEWSGAKCGRRHQRVVELDLHSCKLAGSLSPHIGNLSFLRILDLSNNSFSQNIPQELGRLLRLQQLNLENNTFSGEIPANISNCSNLQLIDLKGNNLIGKIPAELGSLLNLQACLLVTNHLVGEIPLSFENLSSVEIIGVGDNHLQGSIPYGIGKLKRLRKLSVPLNNLSGTIPPSIYNLSSLTLFSVAINQFHGSLPSDLGQKLPSLEVLVFYANRFNGPIPVTISNASTLSVIDFGNNSFTGKVPPFANLPNLQYLGIDSNELGNGEEGDLSFLQSLANYTNLEELGMSDNNLGGMFPEIISNFSSQFTTLSMGRNQVRGSIPVDIGNLISLDTLMLETNQLTGVIPTSIGKLKNLHGLTLVENKISGNIPSSLGNVTSLVELYLSANNLQGGIPSSLANCQNLMSLKLAQNNLSGPLTKQVIGMASLSVSLDLSHNQLIGPLPSEVGRLVNLGYLDVSHNRLSGEIPGSLGSCIMLEYLHLEGNFLQGSIPELLSSLRALQYLNLSYNNLTGQIPRFLADFQLLQRLDLSFNHLEGEMPTQRVFGNVSAVSVLGNDKLCGGISQLNLSRCTSNELRKPKFSPKLKLVISIPCGFIIALLLISSLLIHSWRKTKNEPASGASWEVSFRRVTYEELYQATGGFSSSNFIGGGSFGSVYKAILAPDGMIVAVKVFNLLRKGASKSYMAECAALINIRHRNLVKILTACSSLDFRGNDFKALVYEFMVNGSLEEWLHPVHTSDEEREQGNLNLIQRLNVAIDVASALDYLHYHCQMAVVHCDLKPSNVLLDGDMTAHVGDFGLARFRPEASVQLSSNQNSSIGLKGTVGYAAPATASCCWRYLPERRQLMARSKRG
- the LOC7463459 gene encoding probable LRR receptor-like serine/threonine-protein kinase At3g47570 isoform X1, with amino-acid sequence MSSCMFWLLFLQIMHLISSSFSLSGGGTDRLSLLAFKAQITDDPLGALSSWNESLHICEWSGAKCGRRHQRVVELDLHSCKLAGSLSPHIGNLSFLRILDLSNNSFSQNIPQELGRLLRLQQLNLENNTFSGEIPANISNCSNLQLIDLKGNNLIGKIPAELGSLLNLQACLLVTNHLVGEIPLSFENLSSVEIIGVGDNHLQGSIPYGIGKLKRLRKLSVPLNNLSGTIPPSIYNLSSLTLFSVAINQFHGSLPSDLGQKLPSLEVLVFYANRFNGPIPVTISNASTLSVIDFGNNSFTGKVPPFANLPNLQYLGIDSNELGNGEEGDLSFLQSLANYTNLEELGMSDNNLGGMFPEIISNFSSQFTTLSMGRNQVRGSIPVDIGNLISLDTLMLETNQLTGVIPTSIGKLKNLHGLTLVENKISGNIPSSLGNVTSLVELYLSANNLQGGIPSSLANCQNLMSLKLAQNNLSGPLTKQVIGMASLSVSLDLSHNQLIGPLPSEVGRLVNLGYLDVSHNRLSGEIPGSLGSCIMLEYLHLEGNFLQGSIPELLSSLRALQYLNLSYNNLTGQIPRFLADFQLLQRLDLSFNHLEGEMPTQRVFGNVSAVSVLGNDKLCGGISQLNLSRCTSNELRKPKFSPKLKLVISIPCGFIIALLLISSLLIHSWRKTKNEPASGASWEVSFRRVTYEELYQATGGFSSSNFIGGGSFGSVYKAILAPDGMIVAVKVFNLLRKGASKSYMAECAALINIRHRNLVKILTACSSLDFRGNDFKALVYEFMVNGSLEEWLHPVHTSDEEREQGNLNLIQRLNVAIDVASALDYLHYHCQMAVVHCDLKPSNVLLDGDMTAHVGDFGLARFRPEASVQLSSNQNSSIGLKGTVGYAAPEYGIGNEVSTYGDVYSYGILLLEILTGKTPTDGSFKEGLNLHKYVKMALPDRVVEVVDPILLREIEQTSANASDGMKRIGNDKVLECLVSIMEVGVSCSVDLPRERTNISNVVAELHRIRGILLGTRRHG